A single window of Athene noctua chromosome 1, bAthNoc1.hap1.1, whole genome shotgun sequence DNA harbors:
- the SNX5 gene encoding sorting nexin-5 isoform X1, giving the protein MALLREDAQNKMRSVSVDLNVDPSLQIDIPDALSEKDRVKFTVHTKTTLPAFQSPEFSVTRQHEDFVWLHDTLTETEEYAGLIIPPAPSKPDFDGPREKMQKLGEGEVSMTKEEFAKMKQELEAEYLAVFKKTVSSHEIFLQRISSHPVLSKDRNFHVFLEYDQDLSVRRKNTKEMFGGFLKSVVKSADEVLFSGVKEVEDFFEQEKTFLVNYYNRIKDACAKADKMTRSHKNVADDYIYTSACLNSLALEEPTVIKKYLLKVAELFERLRKVESRVSSDEDLKLSELLRYYMLNIEAAKDLLYRRTRALVNYENSNKALDKARLKSKDVRLAEAHQQDCCQKFEKISESAKQELMSFKQKRIAAFRKNLIEMAELEIKHAKNNVSLLQSCIDLFKN; this is encoded by the exons ATGAGGTCTGTATCTGTAGATCTGAATGTTGATCCTTCTCTCCAAATTGATATACCTGATGCCCTAAGTGAAAAGGACAGAGTGAAGTTCACTGTGCATACTAAG ACTACACTGCCAGCTTTTCAAAGCCCTGAGTTTTCAGTTACAAGGCAGCATGAAGACTTTGTGTGGCTGCATGATACACTCACTGAAACTGAAGAGTATGCAGGACTCATT ATACCTCCAGCACCTTCAAAGCCTGACTTTGATGGTCCCAGAGAGAAGATGCAGAAGCTAGGGGAAGGAGAAGTGTCTATGACAAAGGAAGAGTTTGCTAAAATGAAGCAAGAGCTAGAAGC TGAATACCTTGCTGTCTTCAAGAAGACTGTGTCATCACATGAAATCTTCCTTCAGCGGATTTCTTCTCATCCTGTGCTCAGCAAAGATCGCAACTTTCATGTTTTCCTGGAGTATGATCAAGAC TTGAGTGTTCGgaggaaaaatacaaaagagatgtttggtggctttttaaaaagtgtggtAAAGAGTGCTGATGAAGTCCTCTTCTCTGGAGTCAAG GAAGTAGAAGATTTTTTTGAGCAAGAGAAGACTTTTCTTGTGAACTACTACAACCGAATCAAGGATGCATGTGCAAAAGCAGATAAGATGACAAGATCTCATAAAA ATGTTGCAGATGATTATATTTATACTTCAGCTTGCTTGAACAGTCTGGCATTAGAAGAACCTACAGTTATCAAAAA gtACTTGTTGAAAGTTGCTGAGCTTTTTGAGAGACTCAGG AAGGTAGAGAGTAGAGTTTCATCTGATGAAGACTTAAAGCTCTCTGAACTGTTGAGATACTACATGCTCAATATAGAAGCTGCTAAG GATCTTCTGTACAGACGTACAAGGGCTCTTGTCAACTATGAAAACTCTAACAAAGCTTTAGATAAAGCCAGACTAAAGAGCAAGGACGTCAGGCTGGCTGAGGCACATCAACAGGATTGTTGTCAGAAGTTTGAGAAGATTTCAGAATCTGCAAAACAAG AACTGATGAGCTTCAAACAGAAGAGAATAGCAGCATTCCGCAAAAACCTAATTGAAATGGcagaactggaaataaaacatgcaaag AACAATGTCTCTCTCCTGCAAAGCTGTATTGACTTGTTCAAGAACTAA
- the SNX5 gene encoding sorting nexin-5 isoform X2, with product MRSVSVDLNVDPSLQIDIPDALSEKDRVKFTVHTKTTLPAFQSPEFSVTRQHEDFVWLHDTLTETEEYAGLIIPPAPSKPDFDGPREKMQKLGEGEVSMTKEEFAKMKQELEAEYLAVFKKTVSSHEIFLQRISSHPVLSKDRNFHVFLEYDQDLSVRRKNTKEMFGGFLKSVVKSADEVLFSGVKEVEDFFEQEKTFLVNYYNRIKDACAKADKMTRSHKNVADDYIYTSACLNSLALEEPTVIKKYLLKVAELFERLRKVESRVSSDEDLKLSELLRYYMLNIEAAKDLLYRRTRALVNYENSNKALDKARLKSKDVRLAEAHQQDCCQKFEKISESAKQELMSFKQKRIAAFRKNLIEMAELEIKHAKNNVSLLQSCIDLFKN from the exons ATGAGGTCTGTATCTGTAGATCTGAATGTTGATCCTTCTCTCCAAATTGATATACCTGATGCCCTAAGTGAAAAGGACAGAGTGAAGTTCACTGTGCATACTAAG ACTACACTGCCAGCTTTTCAAAGCCCTGAGTTTTCAGTTACAAGGCAGCATGAAGACTTTGTGTGGCTGCATGATACACTCACTGAAACTGAAGAGTATGCAGGACTCATT ATACCTCCAGCACCTTCAAAGCCTGACTTTGATGGTCCCAGAGAGAAGATGCAGAAGCTAGGGGAAGGAGAAGTGTCTATGACAAAGGAAGAGTTTGCTAAAATGAAGCAAGAGCTAGAAGC TGAATACCTTGCTGTCTTCAAGAAGACTGTGTCATCACATGAAATCTTCCTTCAGCGGATTTCTTCTCATCCTGTGCTCAGCAAAGATCGCAACTTTCATGTTTTCCTGGAGTATGATCAAGAC TTGAGTGTTCGgaggaaaaatacaaaagagatgtttggtggctttttaaaaagtgtggtAAAGAGTGCTGATGAAGTCCTCTTCTCTGGAGTCAAG GAAGTAGAAGATTTTTTTGAGCAAGAGAAGACTTTTCTTGTGAACTACTACAACCGAATCAAGGATGCATGTGCAAAAGCAGATAAGATGACAAGATCTCATAAAA ATGTTGCAGATGATTATATTTATACTTCAGCTTGCTTGAACAGTCTGGCATTAGAAGAACCTACAGTTATCAAAAA gtACTTGTTGAAAGTTGCTGAGCTTTTTGAGAGACTCAGG AAGGTAGAGAGTAGAGTTTCATCTGATGAAGACTTAAAGCTCTCTGAACTGTTGAGATACTACATGCTCAATATAGAAGCTGCTAAG GATCTTCTGTACAGACGTACAAGGGCTCTTGTCAACTATGAAAACTCTAACAAAGCTTTAGATAAAGCCAGACTAAAGAGCAAGGACGTCAGGCTGGCTGAGGCACATCAACAGGATTGTTGTCAGAAGTTTGAGAAGATTTCAGAATCTGCAAAACAAG AACTGATGAGCTTCAAACAGAAGAGAATAGCAGCATTCCGCAAAAACCTAATTGAAATGGcagaactggaaataaaacatgcaaag AACAATGTCTCTCTCCTGCAAAGCTGTATTGACTTGTTCAAGAACTAA